A genome region from Sphingobium sp. CR2-8 includes the following:
- a CDS encoding ribonuclease T2 family protein produces MLKALLPLVALATPGVALAQANQCRLPDIIARPQVEGPTADDPKRVLPVGYYTLAVSWSPQYCKTSRGGPRDVFQCRSDNRFAFTLHGLWPDGYGQEWPQYCKPAAPLPRKVIRDHLCATPSVQLIQHEWVKHGTCLPTTPTKFFALSRKLYQALRYPDMTALAARPTLSARDFATAFAAENKGMVADGIRLNVTRDGSLSEVWICMDRQYRYISCPPQQGGVRDRAQLRIEPPQG; encoded by the coding sequence ATGCTTAAGGCCCTGCTGCCCCTGGTCGCACTGGCGACGCCCGGCGTCGCGCTGGCGCAGGCCAATCAATGCCGCCTGCCCGACATCATCGCGCGGCCGCAGGTCGAGGGGCCGACCGCCGACGATCCCAAGCGGGTCCTGCCGGTCGGCTATTACACGCTGGCGGTCAGCTGGAGCCCGCAATATTGCAAGACGTCGCGCGGGGGGCCACGTGATGTGTTTCAGTGTCGGTCGGACAATCGCTTCGCCTTCACGCTGCATGGCCTGTGGCCCGACGGTTACGGGCAGGAATGGCCGCAATATTGCAAGCCCGCCGCGCCCCTGCCGCGCAAGGTGATCCGCGACCATCTGTGCGCCACGCCATCGGTGCAGCTGATCCAGCATGAATGGGTCAAGCATGGGACCTGCCTGCCCACGACGCCGACGAAATTCTTCGCCCTGTCGCGCAAGCTGTATCAGGCGCTGCGCTATCCCGACATGACGGCGCTGGCCGCGCGACCGACCCTGTCGGCGCGCGATTTCGCCACGGCCTTTGCGGCCGAGAATAAGGGCATGGTCGCCGATGGCATTCGTCTGAACGTGACGCGCGACGGGTCGCTCAGCGAAGTGTGGATCTGCATGGACCGCCAATATCGCTACATCAGCTGCCCGCCGCAGCAGGGCGGGGTCAGGGACCGGGCGCAGCTGCGGATCGAGCCGCCACAGGGCTAA
- a CDS encoding LPS export ABC transporter periplasmic protein LptC, translating to MSVQADQQRDVRRQWAQPGGSHDRLVSLLKNWLPVAVGVLAALLATAPFTGGDKVSFVLDKNKVEVAKDRMRLTEALYRGEDSKGQPFSLRAGSAVQKSSREPVVDLNSMSARILLSDGPAVLNAQKGRYDMDTERVAIVGPVQFEAAGGYRLTTRDVGIDLKTRRMKSAGRVDGRIPIGTFSGDHLEADMAARTVTLNGRASLRIEQNGLKGRN from the coding sequence ATGTCCGTCCAGGCCGATCAGCAACGCGATGTGCGCCGTCAATGGGCGCAGCCCGGCGGCAGTCATGACCGGCTGGTGTCGCTGCTCAAGAACTGGCTGCCGGTCGCGGTGGGCGTGCTGGCGGCGCTACTGGCGACCGCGCCCTTCACCGGCGGCGACAAGGTCAGCTTCGTGCTCGACAAGAACAAGGTCGAGGTCGCCAAGGACCGCATGCGCCTGACCGAAGCGCTGTATCGTGGCGAGGACAGCAAGGGCCAGCCCTTCTCCCTGCGCGCCGGGTCCGCGGTGCAGAAAAGCTCGCGCGAGCCGGTAGTGGACCTCAACAGCATGTCCGCGCGCATCCTGCTGTCGGATGGCCCCGCCGTGCTGAACGCGCAGAAGGGGCGATACGACATGGACACCGAACGCGTCGCCATCGTCGGCCCGGTGCAGTTCGAGGCGGCGGGCGGCTATCGTCTCACCACCCGCGACGTCGGCATCGACCTCAAGACCCGGCGGATGAAGAGCGCGGGCCGGGTCGATGGACGCATCCCGATCGGCACGTTCAGCGGCGACCATCTGGAAGCGGACATGGCCGCACGCACGGTGACATTGAATGGCCGGGCAAGCTTGCGCATCGAACAAAATGGCCTCAAAGGGCGAAACTGA
- a CDS encoding ribonuclease D yields MTVHFHEEDLPAGVLAPGPIAIDTETMGLITPRDRLCVVQISDGKGDEHLVRFNPGSDYAAPNLKAVLADPERLKLYHFGRFDIAAIQHYLGVVAAPVYCTKIASRLIRTYTDRHGLKELVRELLGQDISKQQQSSDWGSPVLSDAQKDYAASDVRYLHALKAELDKRLIREGRMELAQACFDFLPHRAQLDLAGWPEIDIFAHM; encoded by the coding sequence ATGACCGTGCATTTTCATGAAGAAGATCTGCCCGCCGGCGTGCTCGCCCCCGGCCCGATCGCCATCGATACCGAAACCATGGGCCTCATCACCCCGCGCGACCGCCTGTGCGTGGTCCAGATCAGCGATGGCAAGGGCGACGAACATCTCGTCCGCTTCAACCCCGGCAGCGATTATGCCGCACCCAATCTGAAGGCCGTGCTGGCCGATCCGGAACGGCTGAAACTCTATCATTTCGGCCGGTTCGACATCGCCGCGATCCAACATTATCTGGGTGTGGTCGCCGCACCCGTCTATTGCACCAAGATCGCCTCGCGCCTGATCCGCACCTATACCGACCGCCACGGGTTGAAGGAACTGGTCCGCGAACTGCTGGGCCAGGACATCAGCAAGCAGCAGCAGTCGAGCGACTGGGGCAGCCCCGTCCTGTCGGATGCGCAAAAGGATTATGCCGCGTCGGACGTGCGCTATCTGCATGCGCTCAAGGCCGAACTGGACAAGCGCCTGATCCGCGAAGGCCGGATGGAACTGGCCCAGGCCTGTTTCGATTTCCTGCCCCATCGCGCGCAACTCGACCTGGCCGGATGGCCGGAGATCGACATCTTCGCGCATATGTAA
- a CDS encoding LysR family transcriptional regulator has translation MADRFAEIESFVKIAESGTLSEAARRLGLSLAATSRRLSQLEARLGVMLIRRNSRHLSLTEEGSLLYDRAGQALSAIDDVETDVMRRATEATGLLRVVTTINAARMRLAPLFRHYATLHPDVAIHLETAEQVTNIVETGHDIAICFDPPPDSTLTMKRLTDNPRLFCAAPDYLNRRGRPDSITDLALHDNIVVGDGQQDLWRSVVGTGNAPRVTLSTNDGEMARAWALDGAGIVIKSLWEVADDLDAGRLQRILPDVALPASSIVALYVPGQGEMAKVRSCLDFLSRHLKKGWPVTPAPAPKPTPALKIVSV, from the coding sequence ATGGCCGATCGTTTTGCTGAAATCGAATCCTTCGTGAAGATTGCCGAATCGGGCACGCTGTCCGAAGCGGCGCGCCGCCTGGGCCTGTCGCTCGCCGCGACCAGCCGTCGGCTCTCGCAACTGGAGGCGCGGCTGGGCGTGATGCTGATCCGCCGCAACAGTCGCCACCTGTCGCTGACGGAGGAAGGCAGCCTGCTCTATGATCGGGCGGGTCAGGCGCTCAGCGCGATCGACGATGTCGAAACCGACGTCATGCGCCGCGCGACGGAGGCGACCGGCCTGCTGCGCGTGGTGACGACGATCAATGCGGCGCGGATGCGCCTGGCGCCGCTGTTCCGTCACTATGCGACGCTGCACCCCGACGTCGCCATCCATCTGGAAACCGCCGAACAGGTGACGAATATCGTGGAAACCGGCCACGACATCGCCATCTGTTTCGACCCGCCACCCGATTCCACGCTGACCATGAAGCGGCTGACCGACAATCCCCGGCTGTTCTGCGCCGCGCCCGACTATCTCAACCGCCGCGGTCGGCCGGACAGCATCACCGACCTGGCGCTGCACGACAATATCGTCGTGGGCGACGGGCAGCAGGACTTGTGGCGATCGGTCGTCGGCACCGGCAATGCACCGCGCGTGACGCTCAGCACCAATGACGGCGAAATGGCGCGGGCCTGGGCGCTGGATGGTGCGGGCATCGTCATCAAATCGCTGTGGGAAGTGGCCGACGATCTGGATGCGGGTCGGTTGCAGCGGATATTGCCAGACGTCGCGCTGCCTGCTTCCTCCATCGTCGCGCTTTATGTGCCGGGTCAGGGAGAAATGGCGAAGGTCCGGTCCTGCCTCGATTTCCTGTCGCGGCATCTGAAGAAGGGTTGGCCGGTCACGCCTGCGCCCGCCCCGAAGCCAACGCCTGCCCTGAAAATCGTGTCTGTCTGA
- the nadC gene encoding carboxylating nicotinate-nucleotide diphosphorylase, producing the protein MTFILPGFDIDAFVASTLAEDLGPDGRDVTSEAVIPADAIFDGVMDSRDDVTLAGLPIAAAFFRALDPDAMIESLASDGDRVAAGTDILRIRGKARAMLTAERSALNTVQHLTGIATMTRAYVDAIDGTGATLLDTRKTIPGLRVLEKYATRMGGATNHRMGLWDAAMIKDNHVAVAGSVEEAVRRAVAAGVASIIVEVDRIDQIEPALAAGATHLLLDNMDAATLRGAVTLVGGRVPTEASGGVTLETIRAKAETGVTYISVGRLTQSAPAADIGLDFAYA; encoded by the coding sequence ATGACCTTCATCCTCCCCGGTTTCGATATCGATGCGTTCGTCGCATCCACCCTGGCCGAAGATCTTGGCCCCGACGGGCGCGACGTCACCAGCGAGGCGGTGATTCCGGCGGATGCGATCTTCGACGGGGTGATGGACAGCCGGGACGATGTGACGCTGGCGGGGCTGCCGATCGCCGCCGCTTTCTTCCGCGCGCTCGACCCCGATGCCATGATCGAGTCACTCGCCAGCGATGGCGACCGGGTGGCGGCGGGGACCGACATATTGCGCATCCGGGGCAAGGCGCGGGCGATGCTGACGGCGGAGCGGTCCGCGCTCAACACGGTGCAGCATCTGACCGGCATCGCGACGATGACGCGGGCCTATGTCGATGCGATCGACGGCACGGGCGCCACCCTGCTCGACACGCGCAAGACCATCCCGGGCCTGCGCGTGCTGGAGAAATATGCGACGCGCATGGGCGGGGCGACCAATCATCGCATGGGGCTGTGGGACGCGGCGATGATCAAGGACAATCATGTCGCGGTCGCCGGATCGGTCGAGGAAGCGGTGCGCCGCGCCGTCGCCGCCGGGGTCGCCAGCATCATCGTGGAGGTCGACCGGATCGACCAGATCGAACCGGCGCTGGCGGCGGGGGCGACGCACCTGTTGCTCGACAATATGGACGCCGCCACGCTGCGTGGTGCGGTGACGTTGGTCGGCGGGCGCGTGCCGACCGAAGCGTCGGGCGGCGTCACGCTGGAGACGATCCGCGCCAAGGCGGAAACGGGCGTCACCTATATCAGCGTCGGCCGCCTCACACAGTCGGCCCCCGCGGCCGACATCGGATTGGATTTCGCTTATGCTTAA
- the rplJ gene encoding 50S ribosomal protein L10: MDRNQKSEVVSALNAELAEVGVVVVTRNLGMTVAQSTVLRQKMREAGATYKVTKNRLARIALDGTSYTGLSDLLNGPVGLATSVDPVAAAKVAIDFAKTNDKLEIVGGAMGEVLLDAEGVKALASMPSLDELRAKLVGLLVAPATKLATVTQAPAAQLARVFNAYAEKEAA, from the coding sequence ATGGATCGTAATCAGAAATCTGAGGTCGTTTCCGCGCTGAACGCAGAACTGGCAGAAGTTGGCGTGGTCGTCGTGACCCGCAACCTCGGCATGACCGTCGCTCAGTCGACCGTCCTGCGCCAGAAGATGCGCGAAGCCGGCGCTACCTACAAGGTTACGAAGAACCGCCTCGCCCGTATCGCCCTGGATGGCACCAGCTACACCGGCCTCAGCGACCTGCTGAACGGCCCGGTTGGCCTCGCCACCTCGGTCGACCCGGTCGCCGCCGCCAAGGTTGCGATCGATTTCGCCAAGACCAACGACAAGCTTGAGATCGTTGGCGGCGCGATGGGCGAAGTGCTGCTCGATGCGGAGGGCGTCAAGGCCCTGGCATCGATGCCGTCGCTGGATGAACTGCGTGCCAAGCTGGTCGGCCTTCTGGTCGCCCCGGCTACCAAGCTCGCAACCGTCACCCAGGCACCGGCAGCGCAGCTTGCGCGTGTCTTCAACGCCTATGCGGAGAAGGAAGCGGCCTGA
- a CDS encoding LptA/OstA family protein codes for MKRTLILLSTGLVGATALMFAGAGTPLGAQVMKNHDSNAPVNFNADRIEVQDRADRVVVSGNVQVTQAGMTLNAARMTVAYRNQPGGGTNGVDIDRIDASGNVVINKADQTARGNVAIYDLNSKLITMLGNVTLTQGANRLTGGRLVMDLTSGRTTVDGRSSGGGAAGTSTSPSGRVSGTFTVPQRKN; via the coding sequence ATGAAACGCACCCTGATCCTGCTGTCGACCGGCCTTGTGGGCGCCACCGCGCTGATGTTCGCGGGCGCGGGTACGCCGCTTGGGGCACAGGTCATGAAGAATCACGACAGCAACGCCCCGGTCAATTTCAACGCCGACCGGATCGAGGTGCAGGACCGCGCCGATCGCGTCGTCGTGTCGGGCAATGTCCAGGTGACGCAGGCGGGCATGACGCTGAACGCGGCGCGCATGACCGTCGCCTATCGCAACCAGCCGGGCGGCGGCACCAATGGCGTGGACATCGACCGGATCGACGCGTCGGGCAATGTCGTCATCAACAAGGCGGACCAGACCGCGCGCGGCAATGTCGCCATCTACGACCTTAACAGCAAGCTCATCACCATGTTGGGCAACGTCACGCTGACGCAAGGCGCGAATCGGCTGACCGGCGGACGGCTGGTGATGGACCTGACCAGCGGCCGCACCACCGTGGACGGCCGTTCGTCCGGCGGCGGCGCGGCGGGCACGTCGACCAGCCCCAGCGGGCGCGTGTCGGGCACCTTCACGGTCCCCCAGCGCAAGAACTGA
- a CDS encoding bestrophin family protein produces the protein MIVGRHPRIRQSFQQAWSALTALFFWDLAVTIFYFVSPFQAPALPLTIFGTALALVLGFRVNSAYARWWEGRILWGAMVNVSRSYARAVLAYLPDTAQARAVGVTLVKRHVAYVHALRCQLRREDPAPDMRRVLEGEGQDVAGGDLPELARRNPANGVLDGSDRQLMDAVRRGWIDTIQHSRIEGMLIDMSNAQGGMERIKNTPLPAQYRAFPKYFTRLFCILLPIGLVETLGIATPIGSAVAGFMFLAVLQIGDDLVDPFGNDVHDLPLTSITTTIEADMNQAIGLPAPPPLEPVDGVLW, from the coding sequence ATGATCGTCGGACGCCACCCCCGCATCCGCCAGAGTTTCCAGCAGGCGTGGAGCGCGCTGACCGCGCTGTTCTTCTGGGATCTGGCGGTCACCATCTTCTACTTCGTCTCCCCCTTTCAGGCGCCCGCCCTGCCGCTGACCATATTCGGCACCGCGCTGGCGCTGGTCCTGGGCTTCCGCGTCAACAGCGCCTATGCGCGCTGGTGGGAAGGCCGCATCTTGTGGGGCGCGATGGTCAATGTGTCGCGCAGCTATGCGCGCGCCGTGCTGGCCTATCTGCCCGACACGGCGCAAGCGCGCGCCGTGGGCGTCACGCTGGTGAAGCGCCATGTCGCCTATGTCCATGCGCTGCGCTGCCAGTTGCGGCGCGAAGACCCAGCGCCCGACATGCGCCGGGTGCTGGAGGGCGAAGGACAGGACGTCGCGGGCGGCGACCTGCCCGAACTGGCGCGGCGCAACCCGGCCAATGGCGTGCTGGACGGGTCAGACCGCCAGTTGATGGACGCGGTGCGGCGCGGTTGGATCGACACCATCCAGCATAGCCGGATCGAAGGCATGTTGATCGACATGTCGAACGCGCAAGGGGGCATGGAGCGGATCAAGAACACGCCGCTGCCCGCCCAATATCGCGCCTTCCCCAAATATTTCACCCGGCTGTTCTGCATCCTGCTGCCGATCGGGCTGGTCGAAACGCTGGGCATCGCGACGCCGATCGGGTCGGCGGTGGCGGGCTTCATGTTTCTGGCCGTGCTCCAGATCGGCGACGACCTGGTCGATCCGTTCGGCAACGACGTGCACGACCTGCCGCTGACCAGCATCACCACGACGATCGAGGCGGACATGAACCAGGCCATCGGCCTGCCTGCCCCGCCACCGCTGGAGCCGGTCGATGGGGTGTTGTGGTGA
- a CDS encoding cold-shock protein — protein sequence MSFDRGRRGGRGKDKRDGFGDDNFYDSGNRGGFGGGGFGGDRGGFGGGGGGFGGDRGGFGGGDRGGGGGFGGGRSGGGFGGGGGGFGGGGGGGRGMPAQVVGEGKGVVKFFNGQKGFGFIVRDDGGEDVFVHISAVEQAGLTGLAEGQPLGFTLVDRGGKVSATDLVIDGEPLPVTDRGPPREAREPRAGGFGAPAGGDRGGPQRQLTGERSSGTVKFFNAMKGFGFIQRDDGQPDAFVHISAVERAGMAALNEGDRLDFELEVDRRGKYAAVNLQSKAE from the coding sequence ATGAGTTTTGATAGAGGTCGCCGCGGCGGGCGCGGCAAGGATAAGCGCGACGGTTTCGGCGACGACAATTTCTACGATTCGGGCAACCGTGGCGGCTTTGGCGGCGGCGGTTTTGGCGGTGATCGCGGCGGCTTCGGCGGCGGCGGTGGCGGCTTCGGCGGCGATCGTGGAGGTTTCGGCGGCGGTGACCGCGGCGGTGGCGGCGGCTTCGGCGGTGGTCGCAGCGGCGGCGGCTTCGGCGGCGGCGGCGGTGGTTTTGGCGGCGGTGGCGGCGGTGGTCGCGGCATGCCTGCCCAGGTCGTCGGCGAAGGCAAGGGCGTCGTAAAATTCTTCAACGGCCAAAAGGGCTTCGGCTTCATCGTGCGTGACGATGGCGGCGAAGACGTGTTCGTACATATCAGCGCTGTCGAACAGGCCGGCCTCACCGGTCTGGCCGAAGGACAGCCGCTCGGCTTCACCCTGGTCGATCGTGGCGGCAAGGTGTCGGCGACCGATCTGGTGATCGACGGCGAACCGCTGCCCGTCACCGATCGCGGCCCGCCGCGTGAAGCGCGCGAACCCCGCGCCGGTGGCTTCGGCGCCCCTGCGGGCGGCGACCGTGGTGGCCCGCAGCGTCAGCTGACCGGTGAGCGATCCAGCGGCACCGTGAAGTTCTTCAACGCGATGAAGGGCTTCGGCTTCATTCAGCGCGACGATGGCCAGCCCGACGCCTTCGTCCACATCAGCGCCGTCGAACGCGCCGGCATGGCCGCCCTCAACGAAGGCGACCGCCTCGACTTCGAACTGGAAGTCGATCGCCGCGGCAAGTACGCCGCAGTGAACCTCCAGTCGAAGGCCGAATAA
- a CDS encoding DUF4112 domain-containing protein yields the protein MAISQDQFEQVVRDMPGFGRDPASVRRRIEAMEAMLEGLFVIPGTQRRVGLDSLVGLIPIVGDLATAAMGAWIVWEARNLGMSKWQLTRMAANIGVDTLVGAIPFAGDLFDFLYKSNTKNLRIIRKHLDRHHPATAVIDL from the coding sequence ATGGCGATTTCGCAGGATCAGTTCGAACAGGTTGTGCGCGATATGCCCGGTTTCGGCCGCGATCCCGCCTCCGTCCGCCGCCGGATCGAGGCGATGGAGGCGATGTTGGAGGGGCTGTTCGTCATCCCCGGCACCCAACGCCGAGTGGGGCTGGACAGTCTGGTCGGCCTGATCCCCATCGTCGGCGACCTCGCCACCGCCGCCATGGGCGCGTGGATCGTGTGGGAAGCCCGCAACCTTGGCATGTCGAAATGGCAACTGACCCGCATGGCCGCCAATATCGGCGTCGATACGCTGGTGGGCGCGATCCCCTTCGCGGGCGACCTGTTCGATTTCCTCTACAAGTCGAACACGAAGAATCTGCGGATCATCCGCAAGCATCTCGACCGCCACCATCCCGCAACGGCGGTGATCGATTTGTAA
- a CDS encoding type II toxin-antitoxin system Phd/YefM family antitoxin: MLTVTEQQAKAQWSKLLVRARDGEEIIITRDGKPYAKMVPLTTEQPQQSRSG; encoded by the coding sequence ATGCTGACAGTCACGGAACAACAGGCAAAAGCCCAATGGTCCAAACTCCTCGTTCGTGCGCGAGATGGCGAGGAGATTATCATCACACGCGATGGCAAGCCCTACGCAAAGATGGTGCCTCTCACTACCGAGCAGCCCCAACAATCCCGTTCGGGCTGA
- a CDS encoding DUF4230 domain-containing protein: MADALRRYAGPVVAALLILGVGAAMLVGWQRYNRDYVVTVEEDGSAVTKIIAEKIAGASDLRVSRLNGTIQSTAQDVRGFGWLKSDQVVKMPYSVDYFIDLSKLDAGDLEWDEKRRTLIVNAPDVTADKPNVDEARRTLVRTSGLFVTRAAGEALSRKISAHAQARAAASARSPERMAQAREYGRAAVGKVMGAPLAAMGFGDARVIVTFPSERRSQDQWDVTTPINEVLANKRQQR; the protein is encoded by the coding sequence ATGGCAGATGCGCTGAGGCGCTATGCCGGTCCGGTTGTTGCTGCGCTGCTGATTTTGGGCGTGGGCGCCGCGATGCTGGTCGGCTGGCAGCGTTATAATCGCGACTATGTCGTCACGGTCGAAGAGGACGGATCGGCGGTGACGAAGATCATCGCGGAAAAGATTGCGGGCGCCAGCGACCTGCGCGTGTCGCGGCTGAACGGCACGATCCAGAGTACGGCGCAGGATGTGCGCGGCTTTGGCTGGCTCAAGTCCGACCAAGTGGTCAAGATGCCCTATTCGGTCGATTATTTCATCGACCTGTCGAAGCTGGACGCGGGCGACCTGGAATGGGACGAAAAGCGCCGCACGCTGATCGTCAACGCGCCCGATGTGACGGCGGACAAGCCCAATGTCGATGAGGCGCGCCGGACTTTGGTGCGCACCAGCGGCCTGTTCGTCACGCGGGCGGCAGGCGAGGCACTCAGCCGCAAGATATCCGCCCATGCGCAGGCGCGGGCGGCGGCATCGGCCCGGTCGCCCGAACGCATGGCGCAGGCGCGCGAATATGGCCGCGCGGCGGTGGGCAAGGTCATGGGCGCGCCGCTCGCCGCGATGGGCTTTGGCGACGCGCGGGTGATCGTCACCTTCCCGTCGGAGAGACGCAGCCAGGATCAGTGGGACGTGACCACGCCGATCAATGAGGTACTGGCCAACAAGCGACAGCAGCGCTAG
- a CDS encoding OprO/OprP family phosphate-selective porin — protein MRPLSRWTSSVALAMLMAPTPLAAQAISAAEADAMRAQIAALKAQVDRLEARLDGASASVPTATAPPPPGVPSATAPVRTAQAKAPDEAAIDWKGGPVFSEGGASFHVKGRIQYDAGLLMAPGGVNDRAKGYSNELRRLRLGGEGQLGGGFGYKLELELSDNSVDLVDTFITYEKGKWLVTLGNHNAFQSLDELISDTGGAVMERAAFTDAFGFERRLGLSAQYRSGIVLAQAGIFSDSADSLTNDSDGADGGDENNSYGVDGRIVLAPKFGKTQLHVAASGHWRDFQRLSENPQRYRQRAYLHTANSRFLATPEIAADGESHYGLELAGERGPLWVAGEAHWLRVSRPGLADPTFFGGYGEVGYVLTGESRGYKNGIFGVVKPDSPLGGGGWGALQATLRYDYLSLNDRDIVGGTQNAVIAALVWTPIDYLRFNLNYAHLRYTDAAIPSNGRRDYGVDVIGWRAELDF, from the coding sequence ATGCGTCCCCTATCGCGATGGACCAGCAGCGTGGCGCTGGCGATGCTGATGGCCCCGACGCCGCTGGCCGCACAGGCGATCAGCGCGGCCGAAGCCGATGCGATGCGGGCGCAAATCGCGGCGCTGAAGGCGCAGGTCGACCGGCTGGAGGCGCGGCTGGACGGCGCGTCGGCATCGGTGCCCACCGCCACGGCGCCGCCACCGCCAGGCGTGCCTTCCGCCACCGCCCCGGTGCGCACGGCGCAGGCCAAAGCCCCGGACGAGGCCGCGATCGACTGGAAGGGCGGGCCGGTCTTCAGCGAGGGCGGGGCCAGCTTCCATGTGAAGGGGCGCATCCAATATGATGCGGGCCTGCTGATGGCCCCCGGTGGCGTCAACGATCGGGCGAAGGGCTATTCCAACGAACTGCGCCGCCTGCGTCTGGGTGGGGAAGGGCAGCTGGGCGGCGGTTTCGGCTATAAGCTGGAACTGGAACTGTCCGACAACAGCGTCGACCTGGTCGATACCTTCATCACTTATGAGAAGGGCAAGTGGCTGGTCACGCTGGGCAATCATAACGCCTTCCAGTCGCTGGACGAGTTGATAAGCGACACCGGCGGGGCGGTTATGGAGCGGGCGGCCTTCACCGACGCCTTCGGGTTCGAACGGCGACTGGGCCTTTCGGCGCAATATCGGTCCGGCATCGTGCTGGCGCAGGCGGGCATCTTTTCAGACAGCGCCGATTCGCTGACCAATGATTCGGACGGCGCCGATGGGGGCGATGAAAATAACAGCTATGGCGTGGACGGTCGCATCGTCCTCGCGCCCAAATTCGGCAAGACGCAGCTGCATGTCGCGGCATCGGGCCATTGGCGCGATTTCCAGCGGTTGAGCGAAAATCCGCAACGCTATCGCCAGCGCGCCTATCTCCACACCGCCAACAGCCGCTTCCTGGCCACCCCCGAAATCGCGGCGGATGGCGAGAGCCATTATGGGCTGGAACTGGCGGGCGAGCGTGGGCCGCTATGGGTGGCGGGCGAAGCGCATTGGCTGCGGGTGTCGCGGCCGGGCTTGGCCGACCCGACCTTCTTCGGCGGCTATGGCGAGGTCGGCTATGTGCTGACCGGCGAAAGCCGGGGCTATAAGAACGGGATTTTCGGCGTCGTGAAGCCCGACAGTCCGCTGGGCGGCGGCGGCTGGGGCGCGTTGCAGGCGACGCTGCGCTACGACTATCTCAGCCTCAACGACAGGGATATCGTGGGCGGCACGCAAAATGCCGTGATCGCGGCGCTGGTGTGGACGCCGATCGACTATCTGCGCTTCAACCTCAACTATGCGCATCTGCGCTATACCGATGCGGCGATCCCGTCGAACGGCCGACGCGACTATGGCGTGGATGTGATCGGGTGGCGCGCCGAACTGGACTTCTGA
- the rplL gene encoding 50S ribosomal protein L7/L12, whose product MADINALVDQLSALTVLEAAELSKALEEKWGVSAAAAVAVAGPAAAAAAPAAEEQTEFDVILTGDGGKKINVIKEVRAITGLGLTEAKALVEAAPKAVKEGVNKDEAEKVKKQLEEAGATVELK is encoded by the coding sequence ATGGCAGACATCAACGCTCTGGTCGATCAGCTTTCGGCCCTCACCGTCCTCGAAGCCGCCGAGCTGTCGAAGGCTCTGGAAGAAAAGTGGGGCGTTAGCGCCGCTGCTGCCGTCGCCGTCGCCGGCCCGGCCGCTGCCGCTGCTGCTCCGGCTGCTGAAGAGCAGACCGAATTCGACGTCATCCTGACCGGCGACGGTGGCAAGAAGATCAACGTCATCAAGGAAGTCCGCGCCATCACCGGCCTGGGTCTGACCGAAGCCAAGGCGCTGGTCGAAGCCGCGCCGAAGGCCGTCAAGGAAGGCGTGAACAAGGACGAAGCCGAAAAGGTCAAGAAGCAGCTTGAAGAAGCTGGCGCGACCGTCGAGCTGAAGTAA